A portion of the Drosophila sechellia strain sech25 chromosome 2R, ASM438219v1, whole genome shotgun sequence genome contains these proteins:
- the LOC6609706 gene encoding acidic leucine-rich nuclear phosphoprotein 32 family member A isoform X2 gives MEKRIELERRARKVNQITELNLDNCRSTSIVGLTDEYTALESLSLINVGLTTLKGFPKLPNLKKLELSDNRISSGLNYLTTSPKLQYLNLSGNKIKDLETLKPLEEFKNLVVLDLFNNDATQVDNYREKIFKMLPSLNFLDGFDCNDEEVQSDGDDDDEVNGNDSDEEGVSGEDDDDSDDSDEEVNGEVSLSEVYNDDLEEDNSDWEGEDEVGEEDEEEDSDIDDADGDANESAASVNAKDKDGEKEADESQVRGKKRKHDG, from the exons ATGGAGAAGAGAATAGAACTGGAAAGACGCGCACGCAAAGTAAATCAG ATCACAGAGCTGAATCTGGACAACTGCCGTAGTACAAGCATCGTTGGCCTTACAGATGAATACACAGCCTTGGAATCGCTCAGCTTGATTAACGTGGGTCTCACCACACTGAAAGGTTTCCCCAAGCTGCCCAATTTAAAGAAGCTGGAACTGTCCGACAACCGTATTTCGAGTGGGCTCAACTATCTGACCACCAGCCCCAAACTGCAATATCTCAACTTGTCTGGCAACAAGATAAAGGATCTGGAAACCCTGAAGCCCCTGGAGGAGTTTAAAAATCTGGTTGTGCTGGATCTGTTTAATAACGACGCCACTCAGGTGGATAATTACCGCGAGAAGATCTTCAAGATGTTACCATCGTTAAATTTCCTAGATGG ATTTGATTGCAACGACGAGGAGGTGCAAtctgatggcgatgatgatgatgaggtcAACGGCAACGATTCCGACGAAGAAGGAG TTTCCGGCGAAGATGACGACGACAGCGATGATAGCGACGAAGAGGTGAATGGCGAAGTGTCCTTGTCGGAGGTATACAATGACGATTTGGAAGAGGATAACTCTGATTGGGAAGGCGAAGACGAGGTTGGCGAGGAGGACGAGGAAGAGGATTCCGATATTGATGATGCCGATGGTGATGCAAACGAATCGGCTGCATCAGTGAATGCCAAGGACAAAGATGGCGAAAAGGAAGCAG ACGAGTCGCAAGTCAGAGGCAAGAAGAGAAAGCATGATGGTTAA
- the LOC6609706 gene encoding acidic leucine-rich nuclear phosphoprotein 32 family member A isoform X1, translated as MEKRIELERRARKVNQITELNLDNCRSTSIVGLTDEYTALESLSLINVGLTTLKGFPKLPNLKKLELSDNRISSGLNYLTTSPKLQYLNLSGNKIKDLETLKPLEEFKNLVVLDLFNNDATQVDNYREKIFKMLPSLNFLDGFDCNDEEVQSDGDDDDEVNGNDSDEEGDKCNAFCLNGLEIDLDELEALEKRVKAKKSLQDKPPPQSEDKEVDELDEYLKELQLRESTDAASDEQSVINATPQPSSNSNLSFVILLYWFLAILNLGSATYFSGEDDDDSDDSDEEVNGEVSLSEVYNDDLEEDNSDWEGEDEVGEEDEEEDSDIDDADGDANESAASVNAKDKDGEKEADESQVRGKKRKHDG; from the exons ATGGAGAAGAGAATAGAACTGGAAAGACGCGCACGCAAAGTAAATCAG ATCACAGAGCTGAATCTGGACAACTGCCGTAGTACAAGCATCGTTGGCCTTACAGATGAATACACAGCCTTGGAATCGCTCAGCTTGATTAACGTGGGTCTCACCACACTGAAAGGTTTCCCCAAGCTGCCCAATTTAAAGAAGCTGGAACTGTCCGACAACCGTATTTCGAGTGGGCTCAACTATCTGACCACCAGCCCCAAACTGCAATATCTCAACTTGTCTGGCAACAAGATAAAGGATCTGGAAACCCTGAAGCCCCTGGAGGAGTTTAAAAATCTGGTTGTGCTGGATCTGTTTAATAACGACGCCACTCAGGTGGATAATTACCGCGAGAAGATCTTCAAGATGTTACCATCGTTAAATTTCCTAGATGG ATTTGATTGCAACGACGAGGAGGTGCAAtctgatggcgatgatgatgatgaggtcAACGGCAACGATTCCGACGAAGAAGGAG ATAAGTGCAATGCATTCtgtttaaatggtttagagaTCGATTTAGACGAGCTCGAGGCTTTGGAGAAGCGGGTAAAGGCGAAAAAAAGTTTGCAGGACAAACCACCTCCCCAATCGGAGGACAAAGAAGTAGACGAATTAGATGAATACTTGAAAGAGTTGCAGCTAAGAGAATCTACTGATGCTGCAAGCGATGAACAATCTGTGATAAATGCCACACCGCAGCCTTCTAGCAATTCTAACTTAAGTTTTGTAATCCTGCTGTATTGGTTCCTTGCCATTTTAAATTTGGGCAGTGCTACATATT TTTCCGGCGAAGATGACGACGACAGCGATGATAGCGACGAAGAGGTGAATGGCGAAGTGTCCTTGTCGGAGGTATACAATGACGATTTGGAAGAGGATAACTCTGATTGGGAAGGCGAAGACGAGGTTGGCGAGGAGGACGAGGAAGAGGATTCCGATATTGATGATGCCGATGGTGATGCAAACGAATCGGCTGCATCAGTGAATGCCAAGGACAAAGATGGCGAAAAGGAAGCAG ACGAGTCGCAAGTCAGAGGCAAGAAGAGAAAGCATGATGGTTAA